A single region of the Austwickia chelonae genome encodes:
- a CDS encoding cytochrome c oxidase subunit 4: MKVEAKLFQYGAVPFILTAAVYAWATAVFTPDGVEPVGTVCIFLTGLMTGMIGWYLSKTAQTLDARPEDDPDGHIGQMEGEYGFFSPYSWWPLPLALSALLLFLGLAVGWWIFIVGAFFGVISLLGWTFEYFRGDIGI; encoded by the coding sequence ATGAAGGTAGAGGCCAAACTGTTCCAGTACGGGGCAGTGCCTTTCATCTTGACCGCAGCGGTCTACGCCTGGGCGACGGCGGTCTTCACCCCCGATGGGGTGGAACCGGTAGGCACGGTGTGTATCTTCCTGACCGGTCTGATGACCGGAATGATCGGGTGGTACCTCTCCAAGACGGCGCAGACCCTTGACGCCCGTCCGGAAGATGACCCTGACGGTCATATCGGTCAGATGGAAGGGGAGTACGGTTTCTTCAGCCCGTACAGCTGGTGGCCGTTGCCCTTGGCGCTCTCGGCGCTGCTGCTCTTCCTGGGGCTGGCCGTCGGCTGGTGGATCTTCATCGTCGGCGCCTTTTTTGGGGTGATTTCCCTTTTGGGGTGGACTTTCGAGTACTTCCGCGGCGATATCGGAATCTGA
- a CDS encoding L,D-transpeptidase, whose product MAGLTLSVTALISGCQDEGEKRSDKAVIDTKSAEAKIEVSVPDGTKDVSPESVITVKALDGEIGTVTVASEDGKRSVDGKVGDDKKVWSSQRNLAPKTTYKVTATARSKDGQESTSTTSFTTLTAKKVIGYTVTPDGWTVGAGMPVQVKFNAPITTPEAKAQIESQMSITASPSQPGSWGWTNDRTLLYRPQTYWTSGTKIEVKAPLAGTKIAPDTYLAEDNGAKLTIGTQRVLKVDLAAYSMTLIENGQTVKSFAISGGRAGERFETRAGTKVIQDKHPDIVMDSSTFGVGKSDPEYYRTKVQWALRITDSGEFLHSAPWSVGQQGKANVSHGCVNMAPGDAEWLFGKAQYGDVVETVNSNYQLKPEQAGIPVWLWTWEEWQTKSAVNAVGSSEGPMKG is encoded by the coding sequence GTGGCAGGGCTGACCCTGTCAGTCACAGCATTGATTTCCGGATGCCAGGACGAGGGGGAGAAACGCAGCGATAAGGCTGTGATCGACACCAAGTCGGCTGAGGCCAAGATCGAGGTGTCCGTCCCGGACGGGACCAAAGATGTCTCTCCGGAGAGCGTCATCACGGTGAAAGCACTCGACGGCGAGATCGGAACGGTAACGGTCGCCAGCGAGGACGGGAAGCGGAGCGTCGACGGGAAGGTCGGCGACGACAAGAAGGTGTGGTCCTCGCAGCGAAATCTGGCACCCAAAACGACCTACAAGGTGACGGCCACCGCTCGGAGCAAGGATGGACAGGAGAGCACCTCCACGACCTCGTTCACGACGCTCACTGCCAAGAAGGTCATCGGTTACACGGTCACTCCCGACGGATGGACAGTCGGCGCAGGGATGCCCGTTCAGGTGAAATTCAATGCACCGATCACCACCCCCGAAGCCAAAGCACAGATCGAGTCACAGATGTCGATCACCGCGAGCCCCAGCCAGCCTGGGTCATGGGGATGGACCAATGACCGAACCTTGCTCTATCGGCCGCAGACCTACTGGACGTCAGGGACGAAGATCGAGGTGAAAGCGCCGCTGGCTGGCACCAAGATCGCCCCGGATACCTACCTCGCCGAGGACAATGGCGCGAAGTTGACCATCGGTACCCAGCGGGTCCTGAAGGTCGACCTGGCTGCTTATTCGATGACCTTGATCGAGAACGGACAGACGGTCAAGTCCTTCGCGATCAGTGGAGGACGGGCCGGCGAGCGTTTCGAGACCCGCGCCGGGACCAAGGTGATCCAGGACAAACACCCTGACATCGTCATGGACTCCTCGACCTTCGGCGTGGGTAAGAGCGACCCGGAGTACTATCGAACGAAGGTCCAGTGGGCGCTCCGGATTACCGACAGCGGCGAATTCCTGCACTCGGCACCGTGGTCGGTGGGGCAGCAGGGCAAAGCGAATGTCTCCCACGGGTGCGTGAACATGGCGCCCGGTGACGCCGAGTGGTTGTTCGGCAAAGCCCAATACGGTGACGTTGTCGAGACGGTCAACTCCAACTACCAGCTCAAGCCGGAACAGGCTGGAATCCCGGTCTGGTTGTGGACCTGGGAGGAATGGCAGACGAAGTCTGCGGTCAACGCAGTCGGCTCCTCAGAAGGCCCGATGAAGGGCTGA
- a CDS encoding metallopeptidase family protein, protein MTVEMSRIEFEEAVADALDAVPADLLDLMDNVVFFVEDEPDSELGADCLGVYEGIPKTERGWEWGEPMMPDRIFIFRGPTLRMCNSFEEVVDEVAITVVHEIAHHFGIDDERLHELGWG, encoded by the coding sequence ATGACAGTCGAGATGAGCCGGATAGAGTTCGAGGAGGCCGTCGCCGACGCGCTCGACGCGGTCCCAGCCGACCTTCTCGATCTGATGGACAATGTGGTCTTCTTCGTGGAGGACGAGCCCGACAGCGAACTCGGTGCCGATTGCCTCGGCGTCTACGAGGGCATCCCCAAAACCGAACGAGGTTGGGAATGGGGAGAACCGATGATGCCCGACCGGATCTTCATCTTCCGCGGGCCGACCTTACGGATGTGCAATTCATTCGAAGAGGTCGTCGACGAGGTCGCGATCACCGTCGTCCACGAGATCGCCCATCATTTCGGCATCGACGACGAACGGCTACACGAACTCGGCTGGGGATGA
- a CDS encoding DUF167 domain-containing protein encodes MRLVLRVRPGASRTRVGGSYEAPDGPQLCVAVNARAVDGQATEAALKAVAEALGVRPRQVNLVSGATSRSKVVEVDASQAEAEISERLRELLAS; translated from the coding sequence ATGCGACTTGTGCTACGCGTCCGTCCAGGAGCCTCTCGGACACGGGTGGGCGGGAGCTATGAAGCTCCGGATGGTCCACAACTGTGTGTAGCTGTGAATGCCCGGGCTGTCGACGGTCAGGCCACCGAAGCGGCGTTGAAGGCAGTCGCAGAGGCTTTAGGGGTCAGGCCGCGTCAGGTGAACCTGGTGTCCGGTGCGACTTCCCGCTCGAAAGTGGTGGAGGTGGATGCGTCTCAGGCGGAGGCGGAGATTTCCGAGAGGCTCCGCGAACTACTTGCCTCGTGA